A single region of the Streptomyces sp. NBC_01803 genome encodes:
- a CDS encoding NTP pyrophosphohydrolase → MTSDRTGRAAPGSPVAGRAPLVVVDGANVVGSVPDGWWRDRHGAAERLRDRLTGYPDPAEVVLVVEGAARGVAPVPDVRVVPAPGSGDDRIVELVREEGRERRCVVVTADRELRERVIALGAEVAGPRELLARISPGDR, encoded by the coding sequence GTGACGTCCGACCGTACGGGACGCGCGGCGCCCGGCTCGCCAGTGGCGGGCCGGGCGCCGCTCGTCGTGGTGGACGGTGCCAACGTGGTCGGCTCGGTGCCGGACGGCTGGTGGCGGGACCGGCACGGCGCGGCTGAGCGGCTGCGCGACCGGCTGACGGGCTATCCGGACCCGGCCGAGGTGGTGCTGGTGGTGGAGGGCGCGGCGCGGGGCGTCGCGCCGGTGCCGGACGTCCGGGTGGTGCCGGCGCCGGGCAGCGGGGACGACCGGATCGTGGAGCTGGTCCGGGAGGAGGGCCGGGAACGGCGGTGCGTGGTGGTGACGGCCGACCGGGAGCTGCGGGAGCGGGTGATCGCGCTGGGCGCCGAGGTGGCGGGGCCGCGCGAACTGCTGGCGAGAATTTCTCCCGGGGACCGATGA
- a CDS encoding VOC family protein: MSTMIFVNLPVKDLERSKTFFGKLGYSFNPQFTDENAACLVISDTIFAMLLVEPFFRTFTKKEIADPATSTTVIIALSAESREQVDDLADRALAAGGQPAMEPQDQGFMYGRSFLDPDGHQWEIIWMDPAATQG; encoded by the coding sequence ATGTCCACGATGATCTTCGTCAACCTGCCCGTGAAGGACCTGGAGCGCTCGAAGACGTTCTTCGGGAAGCTGGGGTATTCGTTCAACCCGCAGTTCACCGACGAGAACGCCGCCTGTCTCGTCATCAGCGACACCATCTTCGCGATGCTGCTGGTCGAGCCGTTCTTCAGGACGTTCACCAAGAAGGAGATCGCGGACCCCGCGACGAGCACGACGGTGATCATCGCGCTCAGTGCGGAGAGCCGCGAGCAGGTGGACGACCTGGCGGACCGCGCGCTGGCCGCCGGGGGGCAGCCGGCCATGGAGCCCCAGGACCAGGGGTTCATGTACGGCCGGAGCTTTCTGGACCCCGACGGCCACCAGTGGGAGATCATCTGGATGGACCCGGCCGCGACGCAGGGCTGA
- the dxs gene encoding 1-deoxy-D-xylulose-5-phosphate synthase, translating into MPLLTRVSGPRDLDRLSPAQLEELAAEIRSFLITAVARTGGHLGPNLGVVELTIALHRVFDSPTDRILWDTGHQSYVHKLLTGRRDFSALRSKGGLSGYPSREESEHDVIENSHASTVLGWADGLAKATQLRGGDSHVVAVTGDGALTGGMAWEAMNNIAAAKDRPLVIVVNDNERSYGPTIGGLANHLATLRTTDGYERFLARGKQMLNRTPVVGRSLYGTLHGAKKGLKDVIAPQGMFEDLGLKYLGPIDGHDIQALESALHRAKRFGGPVIVHCLTEKGRGYQPARDDEADQFHAVGVIHPDTGLPVAASGADWTSVFGDEIVRIGRERQDIVAITAAMLRPVGLQAFAEEFPDRVFDVGIAEQHGAVSAAGLATGGLHPVFAVYATFLNRAFDQLLMDCALHRCGVTFVLDRAGVTGPDGASHHGMWDMSILQCVPGLRLAAPRDAEQLRAQLREAVAVPDAPTVVRYSKGKVGTTVPAVDTVGGMDVLRRPGSDHPDVLIVSVGALATTCLEVAELLGRQGITATVVDPRWVKPVDPALPALAAGHRVVVTVEDNSRAGGVGSAVAQALRDADVDVPLRDFGIPERFLGHGTREQILAEVGLTAPDIARQVTGLVARLDGRYDAAEAQLGRE; encoded by the coding sequence GTGCCGCTGCTGACCCGCGTTTCGGGACCGCGCGATCTCGACCGGCTGAGCCCCGCCCAACTGGAGGAGCTGGCCGCGGAAATCCGCTCCTTCCTCATCACGGCCGTCGCCAGAACCGGCGGACACCTCGGTCCCAACCTCGGCGTCGTGGAGCTCACGATCGCCCTGCACCGCGTCTTCGACTCACCCACCGACCGCATCCTGTGGGACACCGGCCACCAGTCCTACGTGCACAAGCTGCTGACCGGTCGCCGCGACTTCTCCGCGCTGCGGAGCAAGGGCGGCCTCTCCGGCTACCCCTCGCGCGAGGAGTCCGAGCACGACGTCATCGAGAACAGCCACGCCTCGACCGTCCTGGGCTGGGCCGACGGCCTCGCGAAGGCCACCCAGCTGCGCGGCGGCGACAGCCACGTGGTCGCCGTCACCGGCGACGGCGCCCTCACCGGCGGCATGGCCTGGGAGGCGATGAACAACATCGCCGCCGCCAAGGACCGCCCGCTGGTCATCGTCGTCAACGACAATGAGCGCTCCTACGGGCCGACCATCGGTGGCCTCGCCAACCACCTCGCCACCCTGCGCACCACCGACGGGTACGAGCGCTTCCTCGCCCGGGGCAAGCAGATGCTCAACCGCACCCCCGTCGTGGGCCGTTCGCTCTACGGCACGCTGCACGGCGCCAAGAAGGGCCTGAAGGACGTCATCGCCCCCCAGGGCATGTTCGAGGACCTGGGCCTGAAGTACCTCGGCCCCATCGACGGCCACGACATCCAGGCCCTGGAGTCCGCCCTCCACCGCGCCAAGCGCTTCGGCGGCCCGGTCATCGTGCACTGCCTGACCGAGAAGGGCCGCGGCTACCAGCCGGCCCGCGACGACGAGGCCGACCAGTTCCACGCGGTGGGCGTCATCCACCCCGACACCGGCCTGCCGGTCGCCGCCTCGGGCGCCGACTGGACGTCCGTCTTCGGCGACGAGATCGTCAGGATCGGCCGCGAGCGCCAGGACATCGTGGCCATCACCGCGGCCATGCTCCGCCCGGTGGGCCTCCAGGCGTTCGCCGAGGAGTTCCCCGACCGGGTCTTCGACGTCGGCATCGCCGAGCAGCACGGCGCGGTCTCCGCCGCTGGCCTGGCCACCGGCGGCCTGCATCCGGTCTTCGCGGTCTACGCGACCTTCCTCAACCGCGCCTTCGACCAGCTGCTGATGGACTGCGCCCTGCACCGCTGCGGCGTCACCTTCGTGCTCGACCGCGCCGGGGTGACCGGCCCGGACGGCGCCTCGCACCACGGCATGTGGGACATGTCGATCCTCCAGTGCGTCCCCGGCCTGCGGCTCGCCGCCCCCCGGGACGCCGAGCAGCTGCGCGCCCAGCTCCGCGAGGCCGTCGCGGTCCCCGACGCGCCCACCGTCGTGCGGTACTCCAAGGGCAAGGTCGGCACCACGGTCCCCGCCGTGGACACCGTCGGCGGCATGGACGTGCTGCGCCGCCCGGGGTCCGACCACCCCGACGTGCTGATCGTCTCCGTCGGAGCCCTCGCCACCACCTGCCTGGAGGTCGCCGAACTGCTCGGCCGGCAGGGCATCACCGCCACCGTCGTCGACCCGCGCTGGGTCAAGCCGGTGGACCCCGCGCTGCCCGCCCTGGCCGCCGGCCACCGGGTGGTCGTCACGGTCGAGGACAACAGCCGCGCGGGCGGCGTCGGATCCGCCGTCGCCCAAGCCCTGCGCGACGCCGACGTGGACGTCCCGCTGCGCGACTTCGGCATCCCGGAACGTTTCCTCGGACACGGCACCCGGGAACAGATCCTGGCCGAGGTCGGGCTCACCGCCCCCGACATCGCCCGCCAGGTCACCGGACTGGTCGCCCGCCTCGACGGCCGCTACGACGCCGCGGAGGCCCAGCTCGGCCGCGAGTGA
- a CDS encoding ROK family transcriptional regulator gives MQTPGSQSSLHRANLERVVRAVRAAGSLTQADIARTTGLSAATVSNIVRELKELGTVEVRPTSAGGRRARSVSLSSDAGVVVGVDFGHSHLRVAVGNLAHQVLAEEAEPIDVDASAGQGFDRAEKLVARLLGVAGVDRGKVVGIGLGVPVPIDVETGVLGSTAILPGWSGTNPREELAARTGVQVHVDNDANLGALGELVWGSGRGVDDLAYIKVASGVGAGLVINGQIYRGPGGTAGEIGHITLDESGPVCRCGNRGCLETFTAARHVLPLLYASHGRDLTMQRVVQLAREGDPGCRRVVVDIGRHIGTGVALLCNLLNPSRVVLGGGLAEAGEIALAPIRDSVSRYAIPSAARQLSVVSGALGGRAEVLGALALALREMGDGMLLTPSPATA, from the coding sequence GTGCAGACTCCGGGGTCGCAGTCGTCGCTGCACCGCGCCAACCTGGAACGAGTGGTGCGCGCCGTGCGTGCCGCCGGCTCGCTGACCCAGGCGGACATCGCCAGGACCACCGGTCTGTCCGCGGCCACGGTGTCCAACATCGTTCGGGAGCTGAAGGAACTGGGCACCGTCGAGGTCCGGCCCACCTCGGCCGGTGGACGCCGGGCGCGCAGCGTCTCGCTCTCCTCGGACGCCGGGGTGGTGGTCGGCGTCGACTTCGGCCACTCCCACCTGCGGGTCGCCGTCGGGAACCTGGCCCACCAGGTCCTCGCCGAGGAGGCCGAGCCCATCGACGTGGACGCCTCGGCCGGCCAGGGATTCGACCGCGCCGAGAAGCTGGTCGCCCGGCTGCTCGGCGTCGCGGGCGTGGACCGGGGCAAGGTCGTCGGCATCGGCCTCGGCGTCCCGGTGCCGATCGACGTGGAGACCGGCGTGCTCGGCTCGACCGCGATCCTCCCCGGCTGGAGCGGCACGAACCCGCGCGAGGAGCTGGCCGCCAGAACCGGCGTCCAGGTGCACGTGGACAACGACGCGAACCTCGGCGCCCTGGGCGAGCTGGTCTGGGGCAGCGGCCGGGGCGTGGACGACCTGGCGTACATCAAGGTGGCCAGCGGCGTGGGCGCCGGGCTGGTGATCAACGGGCAGATCTACCGGGGCCCGGGCGGCACGGCGGGCGAGATCGGGCACATCACGCTGGACGAGTCGGGGCCGGTCTGCCGCTGCGGAAACCGGGGCTGCCTGGAGACGTTCACCGCCGCCCGGCACGTCCTGCCGCTGCTCTACGCCAGCCACGGCCGCGACCTGACGATGCAGCGGGTCGTCCAGCTCGCCCGGGAGGGCGACCCCGGATGCCGCCGCGTCGTCGTGGACATCGGCCGCCACATCGGCACCGGAGTGGCCCTGCTCTGCAATCTGCTGAATCCGAGCCGCGTGGTGCTGGGCGGCGGCCTGGCCGAGGCGGGCGAGATCGCGCTCGCCCCGATCCGCGACTCCGTCAGCCGCTACGCCATTCCCAGCGCCGCCCGCCAGCTCTCCGTGGTCTCCGGCGCCCTCGGTGGCCGGGCCGAGGTCCTGGGCGCCCTGGCCCTGGCGCTGCGGGAGATGGGCGACGGCATGTTGCTGACTCCCAGCCCCGCCACGGCCTGA